The Desmonostoc muscorum LEGE 12446 genome includes a region encoding these proteins:
- a CDS encoding cytochrome c oxidase subunit II produces the protein MKIPSSIWTLLIGIVLTLASIWYGQNHGLLPAAASDEAVLVDGLFNAMMIVSTGIFLIVEGVLIYSAFKYRRRAGDNEDGPPVEGNVPLEILWTAIPAIIVIGISVYSFDVYNEIGGFDPHAIHEAPITQESMTMHGHGTAIAATLSDTPPGSEPNLNQEKSDQAMQDPATAEVRNADQIPQKQNAPGVGSVAPTIGGSPDKAGKPPALEVNVTGLQYAWIFTYPETGITTGEMHVPIGKEVRVNMTANDVIHAFWVPEFRLKQDVIPGRQSEIRFTPNTVGDYTLICAELCGPYHGAMRTSVVVESQEAFEKWQQEQLTASKETLNQAVAVNPADLSPNEFLAPYTKDMGVHPEILHQIHH, from the coding sequence GTGAAGATTCCAAGTTCAATCTGGACATTACTCATTGGCATCGTACTAACTCTAGCCAGTATTTGGTACGGTCAAAATCATGGTCTGTTGCCAGCAGCAGCCTCTGATGAAGCCGTCTTAGTCGATGGTCTGTTCAATGCGATGATGATCGTTTCTACAGGTATATTCCTGATCGTCGAAGGTGTTTTGATTTACTCTGCATTTAAATACCGTCGGCGTGCAGGTGACAATGAAGACGGCCCACCAGTCGAGGGCAATGTACCTTTAGAAATACTCTGGACGGCGATCCCAGCAATTATCGTTATCGGTATTTCTGTTTACAGTTTTGATGTGTACAACGAAATCGGTGGTTTCGATCCCCATGCCATCCATGAAGCCCCGATTACTCAAGAGTCAATGACAATGCATGGGCATGGAACTGCCATAGCTGCGACTTTGAGCGATACACCTCCTGGCAGCGAACCCAACCTCAATCAAGAAAAATCTGATCAGGCGATGCAAGACCCAGCCACAGCAGAGGTTCGCAATGCTGACCAAATTCCCCAAAAGCAGAATGCTCCGGGTGTCGGTAGTGTTGCTCCCACAATTGGAGGCAGTCCTGATAAAGCAGGTAAACCACCAGCATTGGAAGTCAACGTCACCGGTTTACAGTATGCCTGGATTTTCACCTATCCGGAAACAGGAATAACCACAGGTGAGATGCACGTCCCCATCGGCAAAGAAGTGCGAGTCAATATGACAGCCAACGATGTCATCCATGCCTTCTGGGTGCCAGAATTTCGTCTCAAACAAGATGTAATCCCCGGTCGGCAAAGTGAGATTCGCTTCACGCCTAACACAGTAGGTGATTATACTCTCATCTGTGCTGAACTTTGTGGCCCCTACCACGGCGCCATGAGAACATCGGTGGTAGTTGAGTCACAAGAAGCATTTGAGAAATGGCAACAAGAGCAGTTAACTGCCAGCAAAGAAACGCTTAACCAAGCTGTTGCCGTTAACCCTGCGGATTTATCCCCAAATGAATTTCTCGCTCCTTACACCAAGGACATGGGAGTTCACCCCGAAATCCTCCATCAAATTCACCATTAG
- a CDS encoding 2-oxoisovalerate dehydrogenase E1 subunit beta, producing MTEIVFLVEDDPDGGYTARGLTESIFTEADDIETLRKMLFDAVQCHFPNEQNRPKIIRLHYE from the coding sequence ATGACTGAAATTGTATTTCTCGTTGAAGACGATCCAGATGGTGGTTATACAGCTAGAGGTTTAACCGAGTCAATTTTTACTGAGGCTGACGATATAGAAACGCTACGGAAAATGCTCTTTGATGCGGTTCAATGCCATTTTCCGAATGAACAAAACCGTCCTAAAATTATTCGGCTACACTATGAGTGA
- a CDS encoding protein kinase domain-containing protein: MTPSADKFLNMLYCSNPSCSNPFNPDDNKFCIKCGETLTLLFRNRFRVIRLLGEGGFSRTYEARDADRIDEPCVIKQFVPQVQGTTALEKATELFKQEAKRLYDLGEHPQIPRLIAYFEQDKRLYLVQELIEGQNLLQELQQQGAFSEEKIKQLLVDILPVLKLIHERGVIHRDIKPENIMRRRQDGKLILIDFGVSKQITASALGVGTTVGTPGYAPIEQMRGQVFPASDLYSLGVTCIRLLTQYLPKSDGSDELYDVLRGCWVWRKYLPQDRSITPDLGQILDKLIQDYLKERYQSSEEVIKLVNAVGSPSSKPRYRKHIKTTTSSQPNYQSSSHHNLNAAVTASLTRLNELLASGRWQDANEKTFDILLTIADREKQGTLYLEDVEKLSCQELRTIDNLWTKYSNGHFGLSIQKQIWQKNIRVNQEVDEESLCRFGTKVGWLRPKIIRKELFGNADLFFEQKPPLWFYDLTFTIKAPKGHLPCFGILGMTLVVSLIFLRCEECGL; the protein is encoded by the coding sequence ATGACACCATCTGCTGATAAATTTCTAAATATGCTTTACTGTTCCAATCCCAGCTGCTCAAATCCCTTTAATCCTGATGACAATAAGTTTTGCATTAAGTGTGGGGAAACACTCACACTATTATTCAGAAATCGTTTCCGGGTAATACGACTTTTGGGAGAGGGTGGATTTAGCAGAACTTATGAAGCTAGAGACGCAGATAGGATAGATGAACCTTGCGTAATTAAGCAATTTGTCCCGCAAGTTCAAGGAACGACTGCACTTGAGAAAGCCACGGAGTTATTTAAGCAAGAAGCAAAGCGACTATATGACTTAGGCGAACATCCACAAATTCCCCGCCTGATTGCTTATTTTGAGCAAGATAAGCGGTTGTATTTGGTGCAAGAGTTGATTGAGGGACAGAATTTATTACAAGAATTGCAGCAACAGGGAGCCTTTAGCGAAGAAAAGATAAAACAGCTTTTAGTTGATATATTGCCTGTCCTGAAGCTCATCCATGAACGCGGTGTAATTCACCGAGACATTAAACCAGAAAATATCATGCGCCGCCGTCAGGATGGCAAGTTAATATTAATTGATTTTGGTGTTTCTAAACAGATTACGGCAAGTGCTTTAGGTGTTGGAACAACAGTTGGAACACCTGGATATGCACCAATCGAACAAATGCGTGGTCAAGTTTTCCCTGCAAGCGACCTTTATAGTTTGGGTGTAACTTGTATTCGGCTGTTAACCCAATATTTACCAAAATCAGATGGTTCTGATGAACTTTATGATGTGCTTAGGGGTTGCTGGGTTTGGAGAAAATACTTACCACAAGATAGAAGTATTACTCCTGATTTGGGGCAAATTTTAGATAAGTTAATTCAGGATTATCTGAAGGAACGCTATCAATCATCTGAGGAAGTCATAAAACTTGTTAATGCTGTTGGTTCTCCATCTTCTAAACCAAGATATAGAAAACATATAAAAACTACTACATCTAGTCAACCAAACTATCAAAGTTCGTCACATCATAATCTAAATGCAGCAGTTACAGCAAGTTTGACTAGGCTTAATGAGCTACTAGCTTCTGGCAGATGGCAAGATGCTAATGAAAAAACTTTTGATATTTTGCTTACAATAGCTGATAGAGAAAAACAAGGTACACTCTATCTTGAAGATGTAGAAAAATTGTCTTGTCAAGAGCTTCGTACTATTGACAACCTCTGGACTAAATATAGCAATGGACATTTTGGTTTAAGTATACAAAAACAAATTTGGCAAAAAAATATAAGAGTAAACCAAGAGGTTGATGAAGAAAGTTTGTGTCGTTTTGGAACTAAAGTAGGATGGCTGCGCCCTAAAATAATCAGAAAGGAATTATTTGGTAATGCAGATTTGTTTTTTGAACAAAAGCCTCCTTTATGGTTTTATGACCTTACTTTCACTATAAAAGCTCCAAAGGGACATTTGCCATGTTTTGGAATTCTTGGTATGACATTAGTAGTAAGTTTAATCTTCTTACGATGTGAAGAGTGTGGACTTTAA
- the ubiE gene encoding bifunctional demethylmenaquinone methyltransferase/2-methoxy-6-polyprenyl-1,4-benzoquinol methylase UbiE, protein MTNEIQSIFNRIAPVYDQLNDWLSAGQHRIWKEMAVKWSAAKSGDTALDLCCGSGDLALRLARRVGASGQVYGVDFSPNLLETAKERSQKQYPQPVINWVEADVLDLPFDDNQFDAATMGYGLRNVKDIPRSLQELYRVLKPGAKAAILDFHRPSNPQLRTFQQWYLDNFVVPVADYLGLKEEYAYISPSLDRFPIGKKQVELAHEVGFAVATHYPIANGMMGVLVVSKF, encoded by the coding sequence ATGACTAACGAAATTCAGTCCATTTTTAACCGCATTGCTCCAGTTTATGACCAATTGAACGATTGGTTGAGTGCGGGACAGCACCGAATATGGAAAGAAATGGCAGTGAAATGGAGTGCCGCTAAATCCGGTGATACTGCACTAGATTTGTGTTGCGGTAGTGGTGACTTAGCCTTACGTTTGGCACGGCGTGTGGGAGCAAGCGGACAGGTGTATGGAGTAGACTTTTCCCCAAACCTGCTAGAAACGGCCAAAGAACGCTCACAAAAGCAATACCCCCAACCTGTTATCAACTGGGTAGAAGCTGACGTGCTAGATTTACCCTTTGACGATAACCAATTTGATGCCGCAACAATGGGCTACGGTTTAAGAAATGTTAAAGATATTCCCCGCAGTCTACAAGAGTTATACCGCGTCCTGAAGCCGGGTGCTAAAGCCGCGATTTTAGATTTTCATCGACCGAGTAATCCCCAGCTACGCACCTTTCAGCAGTGGTATCTGGACAATTTCGTGGTGCCAGTTGCTGATTATTTGGGCTTAAAGGAAGAATATGCCTACATCAGTCCCAGCTTAGACCGCTTTCCCATCGGCAAAAAGCAAGTAGAGTTAGCTCATGAAGTTGGTTTTGCCGTTGCCACACACTACCCCATTGCGAACGGTATGATGGGAGTGCTAGTAGTCAGCAAATTTTAA
- a CDS encoding response regulator: MDNPSLEIDKIQYQVMTLERPKKLKILVVDDEPDNLDLLYRTFRRDFNVLKADSGVNALQVLAAEGEVAVIISDQRMPEMKGTEFLSKTVPQFPDTVRIILTGFTDIEDLVEAINAGQVYKYITKPWDPGELKAVVQRAAETYDLLKQRTEELRRAHAQMALLSVLVQVTQAASSLEETLTPIARAFCETFGTQGCIIQLIDGNTLAATQGNYSDTGTVENWLDQDTLTQEAIATKQIQLSLNILKDAKLNDVIHYQNSGVQAHLVMPISYRNQLLGVLSLQWKQPCILREDELKLIDLSAQLVAIALTSSRCHQTIV; this comes from the coding sequence ATGGATAATCCTAGCCTCGAAATTGATAAAATCCAGTATCAAGTGATGACTCTCGAACGACCAAAAAAACTGAAAATTCTGGTAGTTGACGATGAGCCAGATAATCTCGATCTGCTTTATCGCACTTTTCGACGCGATTTTAATGTTTTGAAAGCTGATAGTGGGGTGAATGCCTTACAAGTTTTGGCAGCAGAAGGGGAGGTAGCGGTGATTATCTCCGACCAACGGATGCCAGAAATGAAAGGAACTGAGTTTCTCAGTAAGACTGTACCTCAGTTTCCCGATACAGTTAGGATAATTCTCACCGGGTTTACTGATATTGAAGACTTGGTAGAAGCGATTAACGCCGGACAAGTCTATAAATATATTACCAAGCCTTGGGACCCAGGGGAACTAAAGGCGGTGGTGCAAAGAGCAGCAGAAACCTACGATTTACTCAAGCAGCGTACAGAAGAACTACGTCGCGCTCATGCTCAAATGGCACTGCTGAGTGTTTTGGTGCAGGTAACTCAAGCAGCTTCTAGCTTAGAAGAAACTCTTACCCCAATTGCTAGGGCTTTTTGTGAAACTTTTGGCACCCAAGGGTGTATTATACAACTTATAGATGGCAATACTCTGGCTGCGACTCAAGGAAATTACAGCGACACAGGTACAGTAGAAAATTGGCTTGACCAAGATACGCTCACCCAAGAAGCGATCGCCACAAAACAAATACAACTTTCCTTGAATATACTTAAAGACGCTAAATTAAATGATGTTATTCACTACCAAAACAGTGGTGTGCAAGCACATTTAGTGATGCCGATTAGCTACCGTAATCAATTATTGGGCGTATTGTCGCTACAGTGGAAACAACCGTGCATTTTGCGGGAAGATGAATTAAAGCTGATTGATCTATCAGCACAACTAGTGGCGATCGCTCTGACTAGTAGTCGCTGCCATCAAACCATTGTGTAA
- a CDS encoding MBL fold metallo-hydrolase: MAHLNQRRVENVNGDFYVDTTCIDCDTCRWMTPEVFSRVDEQSAVYHQPTNEAQRLAALEALLACPTSSIGTVEKPKDIKVAQQSFPKLVEDNVSHCGYHSEKSYAAASYFIQLPEGNILVDSPRFTPPLVKRLEEMGGIRYMYLTHKDDVADHQKFAEHFQCQRILHVDDIFAGTRNVEIQLTGFEPFALTEDLLIIPVPGHTKGHTVLLYKNKFLFTGDHLAWSESLHQLAAFHGFCWYSWSEQTKSMRNLANYSFEWVLPGHGRRFHGDRETMRQQMHKCIELMESLE; the protein is encoded by the coding sequence ATGGCTCATTTAAATCAGCGTCGCGTCGAAAATGTCAACGGCGATTTTTATGTAGATACTACCTGTATTGATTGTGATACTTGTCGCTGGATGACTCCGGAAGTTTTTTCTCGTGTTGATGAGCAGTCAGCAGTTTATCATCAACCAACAAATGAAGCCCAAAGATTAGCAGCGCTGGAAGCACTTTTGGCTTGTCCTACTAGTTCTATTGGCACAGTTGAGAAACCAAAAGATATCAAAGTTGCTCAGCAAAGTTTTCCCAAATTAGTAGAGGATAATGTTTCCCATTGTGGCTATCATTCTGAGAAATCTTACGCTGCTGCTAGCTATTTTATTCAACTTCCAGAAGGTAATATTTTGGTGGATTCTCCCCGATTTACGCCGCCTTTAGTCAAGCGTTTAGAAGAGATGGGTGGAATTCGTTATATGTACCTAACTCACAAGGATGATGTTGCAGATCATCAAAAGTTTGCTGAACATTTTCAGTGTCAACGTATCCTCCACGTTGATGATATTTTTGCGGGGACTCGCAATGTGGAAATACAGTTAACTGGTTTTGAACCATTTGCCTTAACTGAGGATTTATTAATTATTCCAGTTCCAGGTCACACCAAAGGACACACAGTTTTACTTTATAAAAACAAGTTTCTCTTTACTGGCGATCATCTCGCTTGGTCAGAAAGCTTGCACCAACTGGCTGCATTTCACGGTTTCTGCTGGTATTCTTGGTCAGAACAAACTAAATCAATGCGTAACTTGGCTAATTACTCTTTCGAGTGGGTACTACCAGGTCATGGACGGAGGTTTCATGGTGATAGAGAAACCATGCGCCAGCAGATGCACAAGTGCATTGAGTTGATGGAATCTTTGGAGTAG
- a CDS encoding DUF445 domain-containing protein, whose translation MDWSHLWLYVSPPILGGIIGYFTNDIAIKMLFRPYRAIYIAGRRVPFTPGLIPRNQERLAGKISNTIMGSLLTPEELQNLARRLLQTERVQGAILWLLRMAIEQVKTDKNQKSAKIVAGILRDLLGESLPRLLKVLSRREDFLEAQINQIFDQILLEFQLTEEQATRLADWLLQVVLPPDALRQAIVDFLTDRTIQIIDEGFREKTSGTYWVVANLFGLRNTLTRLRTFCLDEKEATNSRLQELTQDLQMRDRIRKLLQNLSLQNLPIGTVRQLRKTTRESVRHYVQTSGSDLLQGLTDSVNWENIAVVLLNRLSTSPVVNTSLEVMSQELAFILEKYLEKDLEAIVAQAIPILSIDQVIVDRVKSTSPADLEAAIEGIVKNELQAIVTLGGILGFVVGLFQTAFLLLSQF comes from the coding sequence GTGGACTGGTCTCATCTTTGGCTTTATGTGTCTCCCCCCATACTGGGTGGAATTATTGGCTATTTCACAAATGATATAGCCATCAAAATGTTGTTCCGTCCCTACCGAGCAATTTACATTGCTGGACGAAGAGTACCCTTCACCCCTGGATTAATTCCCCGCAACCAGGAACGTCTGGCTGGGAAAATTTCTAATACAATTATGGGGTCGCTATTAACGCCAGAAGAATTGCAAAATCTGGCACGGCGTCTGTTACAAACAGAACGCGTACAAGGAGCAATTCTCTGGTTGTTGCGGATGGCGATCGAACAAGTCAAAACAGATAAAAACCAGAAAAGCGCTAAAATTGTAGCGGGAATTTTGCGGGATTTATTAGGAGAATCCTTGCCAAGATTACTGAAGGTTTTGTCACGACGGGAAGACTTTTTAGAAGCGCAAATCAATCAAATTTTTGACCAGATATTGCTGGAATTTCAATTGACTGAAGAACAAGCCACGCGCCTTGCTGATTGGTTGTTACAAGTAGTTTTACCGCCAGATGCATTGCGGCAAGCAATAGTTGATTTTTTGACCGATCGCACAATTCAAATAATTGATGAAGGCTTTCGGGAAAAAACCAGTGGTACTTATTGGGTAGTGGCAAATTTGTTTGGTTTACGTAATACTCTCACCCGACTGAGGACTTTTTGCTTAGATGAAAAAGAAGCTACCAATAGTCGTTTGCAGGAATTGACTCAAGATTTGCAAATGCGCGATCGCATTCGCAAATTACTGCAAAATTTATCATTACAAAACTTGCCAATTGGAACTGTCCGCCAACTACGAAAAACCACACGCGAAAGTGTCCGCCATTACGTACAAACCAGTGGCAGTGATTTACTACAAGGGTTAACTGATTCTGTTAATTGGGAAAATATTGCTGTAGTGCTGTTGAATCGTCTGAGTACTTCACCTGTTGTCAATACTTCTTTAGAAGTGATGAGTCAAGAATTGGCTTTCATTTTAGAGAAGTATTTGGAAAAAGATTTAGAGGCAATTGTGGCACAAGCAATTCCGATTTTGTCCATTGATCAAGTGATCGTTGACCGGGTAAAATCAACTTCACCGGCTGATTTAGAAGCTGCGATCGAAGGAATTGTGAAAAATGAATTGCAGGCGATCGTCACTTTAGGTGGTATTTTAGGTTTTGTTGTGGGACTATTTCAAACAGCGTTTTTGTTATTGAGTCAATTTTAA
- a CDS encoding DUF6745 domain-containing protein yields MLKMMSGGRVPNRPVKQHPQQSHEPVSAERARKLILEHRAWDGMRVLGHLDLSGASQLYNLPENLTCESLDISDCVNLTTLAKGLHVTHWIELAGSGITSLPGGHGFVLRWRGVQVSDAIAFASDSITGQDILNMENVELRRVLIERLGYERFLQQVGGLVRHRDRDAGGERQLICIPFEDDEPFMVLKVTCPSTGHIHILRVPPYMQSCHQAAAWIAGFDNPNDYSPAIEA; encoded by the coding sequence ATGTTGAAGATGATGTCAGGTGGGCGCGTACCGAATAGACCAGTCAAGCAGCACCCACAGCAAAGCCACGAGCCTGTATCGGCGGAACGTGCTAGAAAACTCATCCTTGAGCATCGCGCATGGGATGGGATGCGCGTTTTGGGTCATCTAGATTTGAGCGGTGCGTCGCAACTTTACAATTTACCTGAAAATCTCACCTGTGAAAGTCTGGATATCAGCGATTGTGTAAACCTCACGACCCTTGCCAAAGGTCTGCATGTCACCCATTGGATTGAGTTAGCAGGGAGTGGGATTACTAGTTTACCTGGAGGACATGGTTTCGTTCTGCGCTGGCGAGGTGTGCAGGTGAGTGATGCCATTGCCTTTGCGTCGGACTCCATAACCGGGCAAGATATCCTCAACATGGAGAACGTTGAACTGCGCCGGGTGCTGATTGAACGTTTGGGATATGAGAGATTTTTGCAGCAAGTGGGAGGGTTAGTCCGTCATCGGGATAGAGACGCTGGTGGAGAACGTCAACTTATCTGCATTCCTTTTGAAGATGACGAGCCGTTTATGGTTTTGAAAGTGACTTGTCCATCTACAGGACATATTCATATTCTGCGCGTTCCCCCATATATGCAAAGCTGCCATCAAGCAGCCGCTTGGATTGCAGGCTTTGATAACCCAAATGATTATAGTCCGGCGATCGAGGCGTAA
- a CDS encoding RuBisCO accumulation factor 1 produces MTDLPPNAQNPENTNNDVAQELLRKLRQKQGNWVEWGTAIASLQKTGYNPQEIFEATGFEPIQQNQVIVGSQVYNSLEKFGVSEATRSHYSARGSDVLYELRLLTQEERAAAAELIFIHKVDADEAREVAKAIKEFSYFRTLPEGFSSHPGDAVAHQAWKLARQNSDLQERSRLIAKGLRFAHTPAARKQIEQLLTDFTTVPKRPAPILPFYRLESEEQLPRIVPVVGEFPVSAQDLQSVPVITEIEPFRMVKFAGEQAWVPLPGWQVLLAAEDPVAILASSDRFPNQSRTEPVVIVVDRAQRQWDVSNYFVVENAGELDFQWFETEPEIPLLGRIIIIVRAKKILDEELTKDSWQIDE; encoded by the coding sequence ATGACTGATCTACCACCCAACGCTCAGAATCCCGAAAATACTAACAATGATGTAGCACAAGAGTTACTGCGAAAGTTGAGGCAAAAGCAAGGTAACTGGGTGGAATGGGGAACAGCGATCGCCTCGTTGCAAAAAACTGGCTACAATCCCCAAGAAATTTTTGAAGCCACTGGATTTGAGCCGATTCAACAAAATCAGGTGATTGTTGGTTCTCAAGTTTACAATTCTTTAGAAAAATTTGGAGTTTCCGAAGCCACGCGATCGCACTACAGCGCCCGTGGCAGTGATGTTTTATACGAACTGCGTTTGCTCACCCAAGAAGAACGCGCCGCCGCAGCTGAACTGATCTTCATCCACAAAGTCGATGCCGATGAAGCGCGGGAAGTTGCCAAAGCGATCAAAGAATTCTCTTATTTCCGCACCTTACCAGAAGGATTTTCCAGCCATCCTGGAGATGCAGTTGCTCACCAAGCTTGGAAACTGGCACGCCAAAACTCAGATTTACAAGAGCGATCGCGCTTAATTGCCAAGGGTTTGCGTTTTGCTCACACGCCAGCAGCTAGGAAACAAATCGAACAATTACTGACTGATTTTACCACTGTTCCCAAGCGTCCGGCTCCAATTTTACCCTTTTACCGCCTAGAATCTGAAGAACAATTGCCTCGAATCGTGCCAGTAGTGGGCGAGTTCCCAGTATCAGCACAAGACTTGCAGTCTGTGCCCGTAATCACAGAAATTGAACCATTTCGCATGGTCAAATTTGCCGGAGAACAAGCTTGGGTGCCGTTACCGGGTTGGCAAGTACTGTTAGCAGCAGAAGATCCAGTAGCGATTTTAGCTTCTAGCGATCGCTTCCCCAACCAAAGTCGAACAGAACCAGTGGTAATAGTAGTAGATCGTGCCCAACGACAATGGGATGTTTCCAACTACTTTGTCGTTGAAAACGCTGGTGAATTAGATTTTCAATGGTTTGAAACTGAGCCAGAAATTCCTCTACTAGGACGAATCATTATTATTGTTCGTGCTAAGAAAATTCTGGATGAAGAATTGACTAAAGATTCATGGCAGATTGACGAATAA
- a CDS encoding heme o synthase, translating into MIETNVSRHHETFLQVIQSYYQLTKPRIIPLLLITTAGSMWIAAKGQVDPLLLLVTLTGGTLAAASAQTINCIYDRDIDYDMERTRHRPMPSGKVQPRDALIFAIALATISFTLLAVFANLLAAVLAFSGIVFYILVYTHWLKRHSTQNIVIGGAAGAIPALVGWAAVTGTLSWAAWLIFAIVFLWTPPHFWALALMIRDDYAKVGIPMLPVVKGDTATVRQIWYYTLTTVVATVLLVYPLGASGVLYAAIAVSLGGLFIHKSWRLLQNPEDRTVARELFLYSISYMMLLCLGMVIDSLPVTHHLISAVINKLHFIS; encoded by the coding sequence ATGATTGAGACTAATGTCTCTCGCCACCACGAAACTTTTCTCCAAGTAATTCAAAGTTACTACCAGCTAACTAAGCCTCGGATTATTCCGTTGCTTTTGATTACCACAGCTGGCAGTATGTGGATTGCTGCTAAGGGACAGGTAGACCCATTGCTGTTGCTAGTAACTCTGACTGGTGGCACTTTGGCTGCTGCAAGCGCCCAGACAATTAACTGTATTTATGACCGAGATATTGATTATGACATGGAGCGGACACGCCATCGTCCCATGCCTTCCGGTAAGGTGCAGCCGCGTGATGCTCTAATTTTTGCGATCGCTCTAGCAACAATTTCGTTTACACTACTGGCAGTTTTTGCCAACCTGTTAGCCGCTGTGCTAGCTTTCTCTGGCATTGTCTTTTATATTTTGGTCTACACTCACTGGCTAAAACGCCACAGTACCCAAAATATTGTCATTGGTGGTGCTGCTGGGGCAATTCCGGCTTTGGTGGGTTGGGCTGCTGTTACAGGTACCTTAAGCTGGGCAGCGTGGTTAATTTTTGCCATCGTCTTTTTGTGGACACCGCCCCATTTCTGGGCATTAGCTCTGATGATTCGGGACGACTACGCTAAAGTCGGGATACCGATGCTACCAGTAGTTAAAGGGGATACGGCAACAGTACGGCAAATTTGGTATTATACCTTGACTACTGTAGTTGCAACGGTGTTATTAGTTTATCCCTTAGGTGCGAGTGGAGTTCTTTATGCTGCGATCGCTGTGAGTCTTGGAGGATTATTTATCCACAAATCTTGGCGGTTGTTGCAAAATCCAGAAGATCGTACTGTTGCTAGAGAATTGTTTCTCTATTCCATTTCCTACATGATGCTGTTGTGTCTGGGGATGGTAATTGATAGTCTTCCCGTTACTCATCATCTAATTAGTGCAGTAATTAATAAACTGCACTTTATTAGTTAG
- a CDS encoding COX15/CtaA family protein produces the protein MNEIVLQQQNEAAVEQQKPKEMIRRLVWRMSIATLILMAIGSATRVMNAGLACPDWPLCYGELVPAKQMNFQVFLEWFHRLDAALIGVSAIALFGLSWWHRRSLPKWLPWASTFALFLIVFQGVLGGLTVTQLLRFDIVTAHLGTALLFFTTLLIIGTTLTPYQGTGTVGKLPWVGLTAAVLVYLQSLLGALVGSRWALHQCFGDSQLCNVMYSHIAGLVPPTVATLAMVFFSWRTPALHPALRRLANMAGALLSLQILLGVATFKLHLQVEPLTVSHQAVGAALLGTLVAFTVLSLRDSVSAESRVLSAE, from the coding sequence ATGAACGAAATTGTCCTACAACAACAAAATGAAGCGGCAGTTGAGCAGCAAAAGCCCAAGGAAATGATTCGTCGCTTGGTGTGGAGAATGTCCATAGCCACTTTGATTTTGATGGCAATCGGCTCTGCCACCCGTGTGATGAATGCTGGGCTTGCTTGTCCAGATTGGCCCTTGTGCTATGGCGAACTGGTGCCAGCTAAGCAAATGAATTTCCAGGTATTCTTAGAGTGGTTTCACAGATTAGATGCAGCTTTGATTGGTGTAAGCGCGATCGCACTTTTTGGTTTATCCTGGTGGCACCGTCGCTCTTTACCCAAATGGCTGCCTTGGGCATCCACATTCGCCCTGTTTTTAATCGTCTTTCAAGGCGTCTTGGGAGGACTCACCGTCACCCAATTGTTGCGGTTTGATATCGTTACCGCCCATTTGGGAACGGCGCTATTGTTTTTCACCACCCTCTTGATTATTGGCACGACACTCACACCCTATCAGGGAACTGGAACCGTTGGTAAGTTGCCTTGGGTAGGTTTAACTGCTGCTGTTTTGGTTTACCTGCAAAGTCTCTTGGGTGCTTTAGTAGGATCTCGCTGGGCGTTACACCAATGCTTCGGCGATTCTCAACTTTGTAACGTAATGTACAGTCATATTGCTGGTTTGGTGCCGCCAACCGTGGCAACCTTGGCAATGGTATTTTTCAGTTGGCGTACACCGGCGCTACATCCAGCCTTGCGGCGACTGGCAAATATGGCTGGGGCATTGTTAAGCTTACAAATCTTGTTGGGAGTCGCCACTTTCAAATTACACCTCCAAGTCGAGCCTCTCACCGTCTCTCACCAAGCTGTAGGAGCTGCTTTGCTCGGTACTTTAGTGGCTTTTACAGTTCTATCATTGCGTGACTCAGTAAGTGCTGAGTCAAGAGTGCTGAGTGCTGAGTAG